The Azospirillum brasilense sequence GGTCAGTCCTGCCCGGCCCTCCGCCGTGTCTCGCGATCAATTGCGCCGGGTGAGCAGACCACGCGCCACAACCTGGGCCTGGATTTCCGCCGCCCCTTCGAAAATATTCAGAATACGGGCGTCGCACAGCACACGGCTGATCGGATACTCGACCGCGTAGCCGTTGCCGCCGTGGATCTGCACCGCGTTGTCGGCGTTCGACCAGGCGACGCGCGCCGCCAGCAGCTTGGCCATGCCGGCCTCGATGTCGCACCGGCGGTCGCTGTCCTTCTCCCGCGCGGCAAAATAGGTGAGCTGGCGGGCAATCATCGTCTCCACGGCCATCCAGGCGATCTTGCCGGCCACCCGCGGGAAGGCGGCGAGCGGGCGGCCGAACTGGAGGCGCTCCTGGGCGTAGCGCAGACCAAGCTCCATCGCGTTCTGCGCCACGCCGACGGCGCGGGCGGCGGTCTGCACGCGGGCGGATTCGAAGGTCGCCATCAGCTGCTTGAAGCCCTGGCCCTCGACGCCGCCCAGCAGGTTTTCGCGCGGCACCGCGAAGCCGTCGAAGCCGATCTCGTACTCCTTCATGCCCCGATAGCCGAGAACCGGGATCTCGCCGCCGCTCATGCCCTCGGCTGGGAAGGGGTCGGCCTCGGTGCCGCGCGGCTTCTCGGCCAGCAGCATCGACAGGCCGCGGTAGCCGGGGGCGTCCGGATCGGTGCGCACCAGCAGGGTCATCAGGTCGGAGCGGCTGCCGTGGGTGATCCAGGTCTTCGCCCCGGTGACGCGGTAGGTGTCGCCGTCCAGCACGGCGCGGGTGCGCAGACTGCCCAGGTCGGAGCCGGTGTTGGGCTCGGTGAAGACGGCGGTCGGCAGGATCTCGCCGGACGCGAGGCGCGGCAGCCAGCGCGCCCGCTGCTCGGCGGTGCCGCCCAGGCGGATCAGCTCGGCGGCGATCTCCGCGCGGGTGCCCAGCGAGCCGACGCCGATGTAGCCGCGCGACAGCTCCTCCGTCACCACGCACATGGCGAGCTTGCCCATGCCGAGCCCGCCGTCTTCCTCCGGCACGGTCAGGCCGAAGACGCCCATCTCGGCCATCTGTTCGACGACCGGCATCGGGATCAGCTCGTCCTTCAGGTGCCACTCGTGGGCGTGCGGCTCCACCACGTCGGCGACGAAGCGGCGGAACTGCTCACGCACCATGTCGAGCGCCTCGTCCTCCAGCGCCGCCTCGCCGAAGCCGCCGCCGTGCAGCGCGTCGGCCAGCAGCTCGGCGATGCGCAGCCGCAGGGTGGAGGCGTTGCCGGCGGCGATCAGCCGATGCACCGCGCCGGTGCGGAAGGCCGCCCGCTCCGCGTCGTCCAGCCCGAAATCGGCGGGGCGGACGATCTCGCCCTGGCTCATCGCCAGACCGCCGTCAAGCTGGGCCAGATACTCGCCGAAGGCAGCCTGGAGCATGCAGGCCTCCAGCTCGCCCAGCCGGCCGGCGCGGTCCAGCCGCTCCGCCCAGCCCTGCATCTGGCGCAGCGCCTCGGCGTAGGTCGCCACCCAGGCGAAGCCGTGCGCCGCCACCTGATGGCGGTCGAGCGCCGCCGCATCGACGCGCCCGTCCGGCGCCACCAGCGCGGCGACGCCGCGCTCGGCGGCCTCGGCCAGCCGCGCCACCGCGTCGAGCGCCGCCGCCGTGGTGGACAGCAGGTCGGGCAGCGGAACCGGGCCGTTGGAGGTTGGGGTGGACGACATGGCGCGTTTCCTCGGTTCTTGTTGTTCGGTTCAGTCCATACATCCGGCCCTCTCCCCTCCGAGGAGAGGGATTCCAGGGCCGGGGCGTCAGTCCGCCGCGATCGTCTCGCGGGGCGGGAGGGACGCGGCGATCCCGGCGAAGGCCTGCTCAACGAGCCGGCGCTGGTCGGCCTCGTGGTCGCCGTGGAAGCTGCCGGCGGGGGACGCCGCCTCGTCGCGGGCCACGCAGGCGACGCGCGGTTCGGCGCAGCCGGCGGCGGCGCGCAACGCCTCCAGACGGCGGTCCAGATAGGTCCAGGCGCCGAGATTGCACGGCTCCTCCTGCACCCAGACGCAGGACGCGCCCGGCCAGCGGCGGAACAGCGCCGACAGCGCGGCGTCGGGCAGAGGATACAGCATTTCCAGCCGGACCACCGCCACACCGTCGGCACCGGTTTCCGGCCCGCGCTCGGCCCGCTCGCGCTCCAGCTCGTAGGCCAGCTTGCCGCTGCACAGCAGGATGCGCTCGACCCGCGCCCCGGCGGTGGCGATCACCGGCTGGAAGGCGGTGCCCGGCGCGAGTTCGGCCAGCGTCGACACGGCGGCGGGCAGGCGCAGCAGCGTCTTCGGGCTCAGCACCACCAGCGGCTTGCGGTCGCGGCGCAGCATCTGCCGGCGCAGCAGGTGGAAGTAGTTGGCCGGGGTGGAAGGATGGGCGACGCGGATGTTGTCGCGCGCCGCCATCTGCAGGAAGCGCTCCGGCCGGGCGGAGGAGTGTTCCGGCCCCTGCCCTTCCAGCCCATGCGGCAGCAGGATGACGAGGCCGGAGGGCTGGCGCCATTTGTCCTCGGCGCTGACGATGAACTGGTCGATCATGATCTGCGCGCCGTTGGCGAAATCGCCGAACTGCGCCTCCCAGATCACCAGCGCGTCGGGCCGCTCCAAGCTGTAACCGTACTCGAAGCCGAGAACGGCGTATTCCGACAGCGGGCTGTTGACCACGTCGAACCGCGCCTGCTCCATCCCCAGATGGTTCAGGCTGACATGGCGGCGCCCCGTGACGGTGTCGGTCAGCGCGAAATGGCGGTGCGAGAAGGCGCCTCGCACCACGTCCTGGCCGGTCAGCCGCACCGGCGTCCCCTCGGCCAGCAGCGTGGCGAAGGCCAGCGCCTCGCCGGTCGCCCAGTCCAGCGGCTCCTCGGCGCGGCGGCGGATGACGCGCTCCACCTTGCGGTCCACGGCAAGCCCGTCGGGAATGGCGGCCAGCGCCGCCAGCAGCCCGCGCAGCCGGTCGTCGGCGATGCCGGTGTCCGGTTCGGCGGGAAGCGTGCCGGCCGGGGCGAAGGGCGCCCAGCGCCCGCCGGGGAAGCCGTCGTGGTTCGGCCGGTGGTCGGAGGCCGCGGCCAGCGCCTCCTGGAAGCGGGTCTTGTGCCCGGCGGCCAGCGCCTCCGCCTCCTCGGGGCCGACCAGCCCGTCGGCGGCCAGCCGCTGCGCGTAGA is a genomic window containing:
- a CDS encoding 2-oxoglutarate dehydrogenase E1 component produces the protein MSRLSSPLNAAGAAYLEALQERFREDPASVDVSWRAVFQILDELGAVPAGAPSGGPAGDPTVPLRQEEIRQRGHAAAALDPLGRSAPLESSASEDAQTARLRRLYQGTLTLETAHIDDPALRSWLRDAYEGAETAPPAEARRRALALLTAAEEFERLLGVRYPTKKRFGAEGMETLIPLLDRILAAAAAAGVTEVQVGTMHRGRLSLMANALGKPLVELFAGIKGMHPFLADPPVPADVPYHMGVESTLSFGERSLALTLSPNPSHLEAINPVTLGRARARQDLERSQGGDAKRVLCVLLHTDASVIGQGSVTEALQLSGVPGFTVAGTIHVIVNNQIGFTTEREEARTSLHCTGLWKAVDSPILHVNADDPDAALRAADLAVAFRQAHGRDAVIDLVGYRRNGHNEIDEPRFTQPLDYKAIDAHPPARALYAQRLAADGLVGPEEAEALAAGHKTRFQEALAAASDHRPNHDGFPGGRWAPFAPAGTLPAEPDTGIADDRLRGLLAALAAIPDGLAVDRKVERVIRRRAEEPLDWATGEALAFATLLAEGTPVRLTGQDVVRGAFSHRHFALTDTVTGRRHVSLNHLGMEQARFDVVNSPLSEYAVLGFEYGYSLERPDALVIWEAQFGDFANGAQIMIDQFIVSAEDKWRQPSGLVILLPHGLEGQGPEHSSARPERFLQMAARDNIRVAHPSTPANYFHLLRRQMLRRDRKPLVVLSPKTLLRLPAAVSTLAELAPGTAFQPVIATAGARVERILLCSGKLAYELERERAERGPETGADGVAVVRLEMLYPLPDAALSALFRRWPGASCVWVQEEPCNLGAWTYLDRRLEALRAAAGCAEPRVACVARDEAASPAGSFHGDHEADQRRLVEQAFAGIAASLPPRETIAAD
- a CDS encoding acyl-CoA dehydrogenase family protein, whose amino-acid sequence is MSSTPTSNGPVPLPDLLSTTAAALDAVARLAEAAERGVAALVAPDGRVDAAALDRHQVAAHGFAWVATYAEALRQMQGWAERLDRAGRLGELEACMLQAAFGEYLAQLDGGLAMSQGEIVRPADFGLDDAERAAFRTGAVHRLIAAGNASTLRLRIAELLADALHGGGFGEAALEDEALDMVREQFRRFVADVVEPHAHEWHLKDELIPMPVVEQMAEMGVFGLTVPEEDGGLGMGKLAMCVVTEELSRGYIGVGSLGTRAEIAAELIRLGGTAEQRARWLPRLASGEILPTAVFTEPNTGSDLGSLRTRAVLDGDTYRVTGAKTWITHGSRSDLMTLLVRTDPDAPGYRGLSMLLAEKPRGTEADPFPAEGMSGGEIPVLGYRGMKEYEIGFDGFAVPRENLLGGVEGQGFKQLMATFESARVQTAARAVGVAQNAMELGLRYAQERLQFGRPLAAFPRVAGKIAWMAVETMIARQLTYFAAREKDSDRRCDIEAGMAKLLAARVAWSNADNAVQIHGGNGYAVEYPISRVLCDARILNIFEGAAEIQAQVVARGLLTRRN